A stretch of DNA from Acropora palmata chromosome 12, jaAcrPala1.3, whole genome shotgun sequence:
AGGAGAAACCCTGCTAAATTGAATGATTAGACTGGGGCAGTCAAAACTATTAAAGGTCTTTCTAACTTTTGTGGTCTGAAATCCTTAAATGTGACCATTTCAATGAAAGCAATATTTTCTAGTGGCAAGGTTTATGATTCTGAACAAGGTGATTCTAACATAAAATATACCGGTGACAGCCGAAATGAATCCGACGATGTAAAATGAAGGCAAACGATCAGCAGTTTCGTTTAGAGGCCGCTATAATGTGTTTTGTTCCGAGTCTGCCCAGGatgtttgtaatttttccatttgatGAAATTATTGGCGAGAAAACTCAAATAAGATCAAAACGGCATTGCTTGTCGATTTATGAATCATTAATATCACGACTCTCTCTGAACGAACAAACAGGTGACATTACAATCAAATTTcttctgttgttgttctgatttatttttatccaCTTCTCAGGAAGAGTCAGAAGAAACATTTGATCCTTCGACGTTAATAGACGTGCAAAAATTCAAAGCTGCTAATGCTCCAGTGACACAGGTGTGTTTGACAGTTACTTCCTATATTCTACCCAATAAAAAGAGGGCACATTATTAATAGAGCCAATCATAGCGTAAAGCGAATGCATGCAGCCCACGCTGAGCGCTGGAAAATGATTTCTATTGGGTCAAACTCGCAGCATTTTTCGTTCTcctttctgattggctgagaagaAGTTTCACCCACCTTCTTGCAGCcaataaaagaataattaacaattagttcatgcgTCAGCGTGCGTATGTCGAGATATTGAGCACGCGGGAAGTTTGGAGTGCACGAAAGAGGCGTAAGAGTtgcacgaggcgcagccgagtgcaACTCTAGCCTCTTGagtgctctccaaacttcccAAGTGCTCAGTATCTCTACATACGCACAGCTAAcgcatgaactaattgttttataacataaattcaacGAGCTGTTAGTTTGCTGATGTCGTTAGCGTGCtcaataagaatatgaagcaCGCTCGCACCATTGAATTTGATTACGTGAAAATTCTAGCAATATTATAAATTACGATCAGATCGGTCAAAATTGAAGGGTGAACTCATGCATGAAAAcggatttgaatttgaagcaaatttgaagcattatcaacgagctgttagtttgatgacgtcattagcgtgctcaataagaatatgaagcacgctcgcgctattgaatttatgttatatCAAGctgaatatttaatatttcgaaaatggcctCTAAGCGCAAAGTAATCGCTTTCTTCCGAGGTAAGAACGCGCCCTCTTCtttggagggggggggggggacggGGGAGACTAGTTTTTAACTTCCTATCACGTTACCAGCTGCAACTTCAGCTCGTTAAAGTTGATAATAAGAGTCATTTATAACAGTGTTGCCGTAGGTATTCAAAGTTTTCGTATTATTTGCTGCTTtccattttaactttttggaAATCTTGGCGACAGCATTACgtatttatatttttcagaGCCCTAGCTCAGTTCAGAAAACACCAGGTAAGTTTGGTCCTCGAACTGTTACCGCACGCTGTACCCTCTCCTCCCAAGGAAAAACGTTTTTCCTTCAGGGGAAGGGTACAGCTACACTTGGGCTATCAAATTCTAATCtacattgaaaatttactttcaAACTAGTGCAGTGTTGACGCTCAAATTATCACCGTCAAAAAATGTCGACTCGCTTGATACCAAACATCCCTGGTTtacaaaacctttttttaacaaatcaTTCAAATCATGGTAAAATGAGAGAGAAGCAAACGTGTGCTCAAATGCAgtctccaaaaaaaaagttaaattcCTTTTCCTGTACACGACGACAAGATTGCGCTCTCCTTTATGGAGAAATCTAACGCCATTTAAGAGGAAGTCAAAGTTAAAACGCCCTTAAGCCAAGGGAAGTCAAACCAAACGCCAGTTGCATCGACAAGAACACTGTTAGTATACTTAATATATTGTTTGTCATCTACAGCTGTGAAAGGTGAGGAtggaaaatgaatgaaactgaaaattgaatattGGTCAACGTTTTTGGTTTTGGATGTGATGTATTTCAAAATCCTCCAATTTTTAATACGAACAGATTTTCCTGGTGAAATATATTCGATACTCTCTTTCTGGTTTACAAGGAATGTTCTTGcttttaatcatgaatcaaGTACTAAGTTTTGTATTTCAAccatttatgcaaatttaccCAGGCGCTACAGTGCCCCTTTAAGTTGTTCGTTCCAATGACAGGCGAAGGTCTTGTTATGCGGAGTTTCGTCTGTTTGctaattttaatatattctaAAAGCAATCTGTCTTGTTGCAGAGCTGACAAAGAAAGAACCTGATAGCAATCAAGAAACGAATTCGAACTACAAGTAAGATGCGTATAactaatgaaacaaaaatcgaTTACAAGACAAGACTACAAAAATACACCAGCTACAGCGTCACCTAGCAACAGTTCACCTTCTTCCCATAATATCTAATCACGATTCTCCTAAAGGCGTTTGGTATTAAAGACTCAGAATACCCTCACCTCTATCACCTTGGTCCAAATTTGTTCCCCTGTGCTTTCTCAATTGCAGCACCACTATTTAATTGCCATTCTCCTAAAGGCGTTTGGTATTAAAAGCTGTTGCCTCTTTCCAAGAATTATACTGCTGTGGTTGTTATATTTCAGTGAgttgaaagaaattgaaactttGCATTTGCACGTGCAAGCATGCACCATTCTCACGTACGTATGTACGCCAGTAAGTATGCTTGCAACCACCTCCCCACccccccgaaaaaaaaaaaaccaataaaaatggaaaaaacaacaataagcCTGGCTGATAACTTCCGTTCACTAACCGCTATTTTTTtactcttttcctttttttccaaggAAAAACGAGTTTTCTTTGAAGTCGTCAAATAACCAAGAATTTTATGACGATGACGAAAAGCTCCTCATAGAAAGCATAGAGAGGGATTTTCTCTTTTCGCCATCTCCCGTACTTCCAGGAGCAGCCATTCAATAAGCTTGCTAAGGAAGggaggataaaaaaaaaaaaaaaaggtgtgcGCAGATTTTCACCCTAGGCCTGTAGATTCACATGTTTAGgatcatagttagtaactatgTTAGGATGTACTTCGTTAAGATTCGGGGAAACTTGGAAAAATCTGATCGCTCCTTTAGGAAGCCTTCCATGTAGCATGCATGCAGGCTCTTCCGTTGCATGTCGTGCAGTCAAAAAATTGGACATTGGTGATTAGTTTTACAGCAAGTCATCAattgtctattttttttttgctgtgtaataacattaaaaaagagaaagaaagaaaacagcacTAAACAAAAGTAGAGCAGAAGGTTAGATTGAACTagcaaaaaacacaaagaactcacttataattttaaaatcattttaaatttttacttttaacttttttcccCTTCCTTTCCCTCAAAATAGCACTTGCAGATGAAGCAGGAAGGATGCCATCGTCCCTCAAACCCAGCAATGAAAAGAACATTGTCAAGATCTCAAGAAATAAGTGATGCTTCCACAGCAGATTCAGATTAGGTTTATTGACAGTCTATAAccacttctttgttttgagTCTTTGTGGTTGTCGTTGTTGTCGTTTTAAATAGAATAAGGTTCCATTGTTGACAAGAGAtgcattaaaattaaaataatttctttgaacaatgcttttcatcatcaataatattaaCCCCCATTCTTGAACTCTGTTAATATAACATCCCCATTTTCATCGCATTGctcaatatttgtttttcttgatttctcaATTGCAAAACAACTTGAGCATTCCTGGACAGAGGGCCATGACGTAGCAAATGCTCGTCATTGCGGTCAAGTTCTTCATATGAATGCAATAGCTTCCACAGCAAACACTGCCTCCATCCCTCAACTTTCAATTCGAGTTCATTACTCATTTGCTCTCCTACAAGAACTTTCTCCtgatttattttaaaactctCTTCATCCATGGCAAGAACTCGCAACAACACAAGTGCAGTCCAAGACAATCCACTTTGCTCTGagcaaaacaaattcatgTTGAGTCGATTTCTCaaaataacttctttttttcctctggAAAGCTTAGATATCTTGGGCATTACAACTGAATGCAACAACTTTAGAGGGACTGGAATAACATTGTGTACATTTTTAGGTAGAATGAAACCATATTCTACCAAGAGCTTTCTGTTATCATGTGGCCCATAATTAATAAATACCTGACCACCCTTTTTGTATGATGATATAGTAAAAATTTCATACTTGTTGCCGTGTTTGTTAAATCCTGCCTTCACctacaaatgaaaatgaacgATAACAGTACAGCCAAACTACAAATATCCAGACTTCTGAGGAGCAATTAAATATGATCTGGATGACTGAGTGtctggacaaaattaataatcagataaacaataaattatgtgCTTCAAGAGAAACCCACTATACATTGATGTTTGACTCACATAtatcttaaccctttccaccctaaggggttccccattgacgagtaaaatcgtctggcgttagacagagtaaaatctataagtgccatttggcactcataggggggaaagggttaataataAACTCATCTATTAACTCTTGAAAACTCCCATGAAGCTCTTTTGgcttttccatgttgttaacGCTTTCgatgttgttaaccctttccaccctaaggggttccccgttgacaagtaaaatcgtgtggtgttagacagagtaaaatctataatgccatttgacactcataggaggaaaagggttaaataACCTGTTCATCACAGCAAGTGTTTTTCTCTCATATGGTTAATTCATGAAATTATGAGACTGTACTTTCTGCAATAAACACAAAGGCTGTATCCTCTACTAAATGCCCTTGCAATAATTGCACAGTGTAAATCTAATTGACTGGGTtgtcaatagacctttttaccgatacggcggccatattgaaTTAATTCGATTTAAGGAGTATTATAGGATGCCCAGGGGGCATAAGCACATTTCGTTTGTATTTTTGAGCGCTTTTCgggacatttttttcttaaagtttTCTCAGAATAAGATTGTAATGGGAGAAAAGATCCTTGTATCGTGTTTGGATGTAATAATGATCGCATTTTTCTAGTTTAGTGTTAGAAATATAATCTTTCACTGTAAATTTCTCCGAAAAAAGGCGATTATTATTACATCCAAACACGGCACAAAGATCGTTTTTCCCATTACAATCTTATTCTAAAAaaactttaagaaaaaatgtccCGAAAAGCActtgaaaatacaaacgaAATCTGCTCATGCTCCCTGGGCATCCTACAATACTCcttaaatcaaattaattcaatatggccgccgtatcggtaaaaaggtctattagcATCTTAAATATTTAATGAACAGTGACTTTCCTTTATTCACTTCTAAAAACCATGTCACACTCTACAATTTAAATATAACTGACAGAATTGTAAATTAGAGTGTTTAATATTGAATTAATGGTAACTTTCTCTTACCTGCTTTTAAAAACCATGACCCATTCTATGAGTAAATATTAAGTGACCTGGTTGTCAATTGAGGTGTTTAACATTTACTAATAGTAACTTCCCCTAATACTTACTCATAAAAATTATGACCCAGTCTAAAAGCAaactaaagcaattattccttgattgaaaaagatcatctgggtgattgcagtcctgagaaggactgttgttagtgactgacgtttcgacaacctgtgctgactctgaagatggcttccgcacaggttgttgaaacgtcagtcactaacaacattCCTTCTCAGGATtgcaatcacccagatgatctttttcaatcaaggcatgctactcctgggttcaaaccattttcttatagcAATTATCATTTACCTCTGCGGTGTCAGTATGATTAAGTAAATCAAGAACTGGGGCAAGGGCATATGCATCATCTCCATGTATCCTATTCTTGCAAACTGTGTTCATCCCGACTGCTTTGTACACAGATCTTGTATTGACGACAAACCAAGCCCACATGAATTCATCAAACGTTACATAGTCAATAAAGTTCTTATCCAAGAGACAGTCAGGGCTTTGCCCTTCAAGGCAGCCTTTAAGTCCTTTGTAAGATTCCTTGAGTGAAGTCAGTTGAACACAGCATTCATTTTGCAAGTCACAAGGAAGAAGTTGAATTTCTTCCTCGCTGAAGTATGCTGGTGTGTTAAAAGATTTGGGTAATGTTGCGATGTATGGATACCAAAAAGAACTCCTTCCACGATACTTTtcatacaaaagaaaaacgcaTAACATCTGTTTCGTTGAAAGAAGGTGTTTGGTCTGTAGTTTAGACAGTTGTATTCCAATTTTGCTCTCATTAGCTGTCTTTAATGTAATTAACATATTTCCTGGAACTGAAATTACTTTGTCTCCCTGTATCAGATTCTTGTTAGTCATCAAACCACGTCCTGTTTGAGTGAACATCGCAGGACAGAGTTTACCAAAGTAAATGCCATTTTGCTTCGCCCATTTGAGAAGTGTGATGGACTCAGGGTCATATACTGCGAAGCCAGCTTTTTCCGTACAATTATTGTTCCTTTTGCGATGTCTCTTCCTTCCTGTTCTTCCATTTGTTCCCATCTTTTTAACATGAAATAGTCATGAAGAGATCAACCTCAGCCGCCatctttgcttgaaaaatatgtaatagcaaaccaaaaaaatctGGAATCTGGAACCTCGAAATGGAAGTGGAACCGGAACAGGAACCGGAACAGGACTAGGGTCAGATACATTATGCTCGAAAATTCGAGTATTATGCTTTTGAGCGTCACCCCAAAAAACCTAGTATTATGCCCGAAATTATGCTCGAAAAATAAAGCATTATGCTCACCtgatttttattgtattcAACATGTTTTAATAACAACTGTATAATAAAAAGATTTCTTGGGCTCTCCAAGTGAGAAGCACAAATACTAGAAAGCTCATGCCTTACAACTTGTTAGTCTTACAACTTGTTAGCAAAAGAAATATCTTATTTACATATCTTTTCTACACCTTTTTCAGTTCAAGTTCAATGGACCTAGCCATGCGCGAATGTTTCTATCTCTTATTGAACTGAAGCATAAGCGAGCATTCTATGTAGTCTTGCAGCGCGAGGTCCTGCAAGTGACAAAATGCCCTTGGAATATGAAATCCTTTGACACACTCGTTAcgatttcatgaaaaaatggATTCACGAGATGGTTTTTATggtttttcattgctttttaatatttttgcagGAAAAACGACCTATTATGCCGGCATTATGCTTGATGCTCCATTCATAGTATTATGCTCCAAATTATGCCTGCATAATATATCTGACGCTAAACAGGACAAATAATAAATGATTCAAGTTGGGAAGTATGATTGACATCGATACTCCTCTTCCTATCTCTGCATTTCTCGCAAGATGGATGATGATACACGAATGAAATGAGTAACTAAGGCTCTAGAAAAGGGAATGAATAACACAGCCCCGATAAGTACCACTAAAAGAGCGGCTTTTTACGAAAGCAGTTAGATTCTGATTAGTCGCTCGGCCTGCAGTCAGGGCCATTGACTGCTAGGAATAACAGTAAAAGTTTCACTTCCTTTTGTCAAGTCAGTTTTCCAGTTTGCCACTCTCCTGACAGTATCTCAAATGTGGATAATAGATAAGACGctattttgaattttcgaGAAAGATTTCACCGCGGAACTGCTTTCAGTGTTTTCAAGTTTACCCCGGTTGCTCTTCTGGTGTTTTCGGGTTCTGTTTGTGAATttcggattccggattccggattttCTATACGCCCTAAAAACCTCAGCTACAGAGATGTATCTTACCCCAAATAACGTCTCAAATTGGCCCAAAATTAGTCAAGACAGGTATTTAAGTCGACAAAGAAACTCttcaaaggaatttttcttctttataaATCGGTGATTTCTTATTCATGTAATAAATTGGGGTGCCTGTGCCCATAAGCCAGCGCCTGCGAAGTTTTGGGATAGCCAACATCCCCTTGATAGCGTTAGGTGAGTTCGTGTATGAGGATTTATTTATATACCATAGACCAAACATGCTtgctattattgttttcaatccGTTTCCATGCTTTTCTTGCTTAAGGTACTCTTATTGCTTTACATGATTTGCTTTCTCAAAGTGCTTTTGACTGATATAGTACGCGAGTTGTGGTTGGTTAACAGACcttttgacgtcatctttAATCACACCAACTGGCGACATATAATTTGCGTTTTCGTTTTGCCAAACTTTGAAATTGCCATTAACGCTAATGTATCAAGAGTTGCTCTTTTATTACATAGGGAAAGATCGAATTCAGATTTCTTTAACTCAGTTTTCAAGATGCAAAAAACATCATCTCAAGTTCTTGAAGGTTTATTTATCGTCAAAATAATGAGTGCGGCCTAAATATAAGTGTTTACGGTAAATTAGATTGACGGATTGACGTGGGCCCATCATTTTCTCCAAATCTACTTTCAAATACACTCTTGTTTGAAGGCATAAATAGTTCTTTCGCTTCGTTGAAGGAAGGTGTGAACTGTGCTAGGCGCGATTTGGTTGGCTATTGCAATGCtagaagaaaatcatttacCACTGAACATATGACTTCACCTTCAGCGCTTGTCTTGTGATTGCCGCTTCTGTTTCAAACTATTGAGAACTTAAATATATAGTTGATGAAGTCTTCAAAGTATCACTTCATAATAACACATGGTACATATATAACATAAAGTCACATGAAGAACCTTGAAACAGAGTAAGGCTAAACGATAACTTAAATGCGAGGATCATTTGCACGATGAagtgaaactttgttttcaggCTTTCGAAGCTTGTTGTGTCGTGAttgcgaaaagaaaagaaaataaatttgaaaaaagtcaagaaatttcaataaagtCAATTGAAGTACTTTTTTTGCCTGTTTGAAAACCTAAAAATTCATAAATCTGTGTCTCGTGGACTGGAAGCGAACTTTTGCTCGGAAGGAAActgatgaagaagaaaattcCAGCCTAGCTCCCAAGGCGTACAGTAACGAGCGTTACGAGATTGTAAGCATCACATAGGACTTGATTGGAGTTTGCAGAAGGGAACCGGTGCCGATTTTTCAAAAGGAAACCATACTCCAGTAGCTCATAATAGCGCATTTTAAATTCATGTCTTGAACacaaaatgactgcaaaagTGCTTTGAacctcaaagaaaaaagttctggaagagcgcatgcgtaatATACCGTACAAGAACATGATGTAAATACCACATGCAAAAAAGAACTGGAACagttttgtatatatatagaaattgataAGAGAGTAGAATGTGAACAGAGCttggtggatgaaagggatttgtctcaaatggtctaggggccgacatttctctccctccctgcctgatcgGGGGCCGAGAGGTATCTGACACTTCagctcacagtataagcgatccgcgggccgaaatctcggggatactcgtcatggtacgccgctctagccccacgtctagaggtactaCCTACTGGTTCCAGTTTTTATTATCAAATGCTCTGGGTTTTCCTTTGCGCATGTGCAAGTTGGCACTCACAGAAATGCTAACcattatcaagaaaaaaaaaggttaataAAGGGGAAACGGGAAGCTCGATCCCAGGGTCTTCGCGGATTTTAAGATGACAGTGAGATAACCCTGGCTAGGTTAACGTATCACCaagctagaaaaaaaaaaacttattaGTCTGCTAGAAATCGTGAATTTTGCGAATATATTCTACACTTTGTTGAAAGAGCCCTAGTAAGTCATCGCTTAAACCTTTCGAGGTTTCGTGGCTGGCTGGacaattttctcttttaatcTTAAGCTTGCTCATGTCCGAGCCAACTTCAATTCAATTATCTTTCTTCTTTCCCCCTGTTGTTTCATCATGTACTTGTGATTGCGAGCAATCGCATTTATTGCGTAGAATACAGTGTGCTTTCAACCAGAAAACTGGTTTTTCCGACTTAATTGCCTTGACCATGAAAGACGTCATT
This window harbors:
- the LOC141859805 gene encoding SET domain-containing protein 4-like, which gives rise to MGTNGRTGRKRHRKRNNNCTEKAGFAVYDPESITLLKWAKQNGIYFGKLCPAMFTQTGRGLMTNKNLIQGDKVISVPGNMLITLKTANESKIGIQLSKLQTKHLLSTKQMLCVFLLYEKYRGRSSFWYPYIATLPKSFNTPAYFSEEEIQLLPCDLQNECCVQLTSLKESYKGLKGCLEGQSPDCLLDKNFIDYVTFDEFMWAWFVVNTRSVYKAVGMNTVCKNRIHGDDAYALAPVLDLLNHTDTAEVKAGFNKHGNKYEIFTISSYKKGGQVFINYGPHDNRKLLVEYGFILPKNVHNVIPVPLKLLHSVVMPKISKLSRGKKEVILRNRLNMNLFCSEQSGLSWTALVLLRVLAMDEESFKINQEKVLVGEQMSNELELKVEGWRQCLLWKLLHSYEELDRNDEHLLRHGPLSRNAQVVLQLRNQEKQILSNAMKMGMLY